DNA sequence from the Vicia villosa cultivar HV-30 ecotype Madison, WI linkage group LG3, Vvil1.0, whole genome shotgun sequence genome:
ATGTAGGCCAGGAGGAACCTCTTGAATGGTAATAGGCTTTCCCTTGGGCCTGTTAGAGATGTACACCATGGATTTGGAGGTGATATCACCAACGACTAAGTTGAATCCATTGTAATATTGAGCttctgtttttatgctttctgcAAATTCTTTGGGATTCTTGTTGTTCTGCCATTTATTAacaaaatgaagaaatataaaaatGTAAACTGTATTATCTCTATAACTGTATTATCTGtggatttaattttctttatatttaaaatatatatatatatatatatatatataataaaaagtaAACTCTAATTTTTATtggtaaaaaatataataataattattaaaaattcacGTACAAACTGTGAGATTTAAAATTCAAACTCAATTGTTAATGTCAAATCTAAtaatattaacttttttattttattttatataaacataatACTAACAAATTATACACATTTATATAATTCAACTTAATTAATAAATGTTGATATTATTAAATTAGATATTCTATTTTAAATTCAGAATGTTATGATTGTGCATGTAAATTTCCAACCATTATTATTACTTCGTCTATAAACACTATAAAAAAAAAGTAGTAACTAGTTATACACATATATGTGCATATTATTTATATACCTTGAGAAACATGAGGGGTAAGTCTCCACGAGTTTTGGCATCAGGATGAGTATGAACCTCCAAAACATTAGTAAGAAAAGCCACTCTTCCTTGTGAAGTACAAGCCAACCATGTCCCTCCTCCAACTTCATCTCTTCCTCCCACTATATCACATTTTTCCCACCATGACACTCTCTTCGTAGCCcttcaattaaatccaaataattaACAACAATCAAACATCATAATAAAAAATCTATATATGCATACTAATCAACCTTACCTATTATGATATTCATCTCTATTGTTTAAGAGAAGAAAAGGATAGAGTGGATGAGATTGCCATAGAAACAAAGCTATACACATTGTTGATAAATCTTCAATATCAATACTCCCAAGTAAGGATAATGTTATAATATATAGAGCAAATATTATACTTGATTTATAGGTTTGATCCATTAATTAAAAGAATCTAATTTTAACACTGCATGATCGTTACATAATTATGTGATCAATTGGTGGAGCATAAACCGATTAGTTGGTTACATGCATATGTTTAAATTGGAGTACATTGATGCTGATATTGGATCCTAGGATGTATTTGCTTGCTGCTTTATGTCCTACCACTATATCTCTTAGCTGTGACCTCTAAAAGGTTATGAACAAAACCAAGCGGCGTTCATCTATATCATTAATGTTCAACaaaattaaaccattttttttttggaaaaggctAGTGGAGTGCACCCCCTACTATAGGTGTTCAAATTAAACCGATCtaaataaaaattgtaaaaaattgaGTATTATTGAATGTGTTTGGATCTTATATATTTTGTAAAAACTATTTGGTTTAGATTAGATTTtagattgatttttcaaaatcgatTCAAATTAAATCGAATTGAAGCGCgtgtatatattttaatataaatttatttttttattagtataATATGTTGTACTAATTTATTATTCGATATACTTATTTTtttaagagtgaagacccattttagttcCTCACAAAAACTGCAGAGGTCAGATAAATCCCTattaaatctcttacaaaatttaaccgagtcatgttagtccctcaactaatatttttttaaaccaattttttCATACTTTTGAACCGTGATTTGACTGCCACCGAAggcccattttagtccctcacaaaaagggagagtccaaattagtccctgagaaaaaaatgtctggatttaatcccttacaaaatttaatcaatccatattagtccctcttttagtttttttttttcaaattgattttttcttatttttaaactGTGAGTCAGATTATGAAAGATTAGAATCTGATGACTCAAATGTGAGTGATAAGATTCCGATGTCTCACAACTAGGTAACCCAACTTCTGGTGAAAACTCAGACTTTGAAGACCATGTGCAAAAGAACTAAACCTCTGACCCATACTCAAT
Encoded proteins:
- the LOC131656193 gene encoding uncharacterized protein LOC131656193, producing the protein MDQTYKSSIIFALYIITLSLLGSIDIEDLSTMCIALFLWQSHPLYPFLLLNNRDEYHNRATKRVSWWEKCDIVGGRDEVGGGTWLACTSQGRVAFLTNVLEVHTHPDAKTRGDLPLMFLKNNKNPKEFAESIKTEAQYYNGFNLVVGDITSKSMVYISNRPKGKPITIQEVPPGLHVLSNAKLNSPWHKAQRLRIKFKEYLAENAEGEINMKEVIKKLMKDKVKAEKTMLPNICSLDWEFNLSSIFVQVETPLGLYGTRSSAALTVRSSGKVSFYEHYLDDDKVWKEHVIDFNIQKK